The Equus caballus isolate H_3958 breed thoroughbred chromosome 22, TB-T2T, whole genome shotgun sequence genome window below encodes:
- the LKAAEAR1 gene encoding protein LKAAEAR1 isoform X2: MQPQAKDAGLRVPQECTRGTSTPEAPKPGWALTLEGLAALRPEQRHHQLLFGDLLEDVGAAASIFPRESVELANRMPDPRAWTQSVELPAERQDRLLGVLKAAEARGRIRALRLRYTRMRKSARAAIRLELFLPPQLKPTRIRDPLDRQERRRVETILEEKVDGSIFPR; the protein is encoded by the exons ATGCAGCCGCAGGCGAAGGATGCGGGGCTCAGGGTCCCGCAGGAGTGCACCAGGGGAACGTCCACGCCGGAGGCCCCCAAGCCCGGCTGGGCCCTAACGCTGGAGGGGCTGGCGGCCCTACGCCCCGAGCAGCGCCACCACCAGCTGCTCTTCGGTGACCTGCTTGAGGACGTGGGCGCGGCCGCCTCCATCTTCCCGCGCGAGTCGGTGGAGCTGGCGAACCGTATGCCCGACCCGCGCGCGTGGACGCAGTCGGTGGAGCTGCCCGCGGAGCGCCAGGACCGGCTCCTCGGCGTCCTCAAAGCAGCCGAGGCCCGCGGACGCATCCGCGCCTTGCGGCTGCGCTACACCCGCATGCGG AAGTCCGCGCGCGCCGCCATCAGGCTGGAGCTGTTCCTGCCGCCGCAGCTGAAGCCCACGCGGATTCGGGACCCGCTGGACCGTCAAGAG CGGAGGCGCGTGGAGACCATCCTGGAGGAGAAAGTCGATGGCAGCATCTTCCCGCGTTGA
- the LKAAEAR1 gene encoding protein LKAAEAR1 isoform X1: MQPQAKDAGLRVPQECTRGTSTPEAPKPGWALTLEGLAALRPEQRHHQLLFGDLLEDVGAAASIFPRESVELANRMPDPRAWTQSVELPAERQDRLLGVLKAAEARGRIRALRLRYTRMRAEEISLLILQQKSARAAIRLELFLPPQLKPTRIRDPLDRQERRRVETILEEKVDGSIFPR, from the exons ATGCAGCCGCAGGCGAAGGATGCGGGGCTCAGGGTCCCGCAGGAGTGCACCAGGGGAACGTCCACGCCGGAGGCCCCCAAGCCCGGCTGGGCCCTAACGCTGGAGGGGCTGGCGGCCCTACGCCCCGAGCAGCGCCACCACCAGCTGCTCTTCGGTGACCTGCTTGAGGACGTGGGCGCGGCCGCCTCCATCTTCCCGCGCGAGTCGGTGGAGCTGGCGAACCGTATGCCCGACCCGCGCGCGTGGACGCAGTCGGTGGAGCTGCCCGCGGAGCGCCAGGACCGGCTCCTCGGCGTCCTCAAAGCAGCCGAGGCCCGCGGACGCATCCGCGCCTTGCGGCTGCGCTACACCCGCATGCGG GCGGAGGAGATCTCCCTCCTCATTCTGCAGCAGAAGTCCGCGCGCGCCGCCATCAGGCTGGAGCTGTTCCTGCCGCCGCAGCTGAAGCCCACGCGGATTCGGGACCCGCTGGACCGTCAAGAG CGGAGGCGCGTGGAGACCATCCTGGAGGAGAAAGTCGATGGCAGCATCTTCCCGCGTTGA